One stretch of Bacteroidota bacterium DNA includes these proteins:
- the fsa gene encoding fructose-6-phosphate aldolase: MKFFIDTANLAEIKEANDLGVLDGVTTNPSLVAKEGKEFIPLLKEICAVVNGPISAEVVSMDFAGMMKEGKELAKIHDNIVIKLPLIKDGLKAAKAFHTEGIRTNVTLCFSANQALLAAKAGATYISPFVGRLDDISTDGMQLIEQIVTIYNNYGFETEVLVASVRHPIHVMQAALMGAHVCTMPLKVIDQLIKHPLTDIGLEKFLADWKKGQAK, from the coding sequence ATGAAATTTTTTATTGATACCGCAAATCTTGCCGAGATTAAAGAAGCAAATGATCTCGGTGTGCTTGACGGTGTAACGACAAATCCATCGCTTGTTGCAAAGGAAGGAAAAGAATTTATTCCGCTGCTGAAAGAAATCTGTGCCGTTGTGAACGGACCGATCAGTGCAGAAGTGGTGTCGATGGATTTTGCCGGGATGATGAAAGAAGGAAAAGAGCTTGCAAAAATTCATGACAATATTGTTATCAAGCTTCCGTTGATCAAAGACGGATTGAAAGCAGCAAAAGCGTTTCATACTGAAGGTATCAGAACAAATGTGACGCTTTGTTTTTCCGCGAATCAAGCGTTGCTTGCTGCGAAAGCAGGCGCAACATATATCAGTCCATTTGTTGGACGTCTTGATGATATCAGCACGGATGGAATGCAATTGATTGAACAGATTGTGACGATCTATAACAACTACGGATTTGAGACGGAAGTTCTTGTTGCCAGTGTCCGTCATCCTATTCATGTGATGCAAGCTGCACTCATGGGTGCGCACGTTTGTACCATGCCACTCAAAGTGATCGATCAGTTGATTAAACATCCATTGACAGATATCGGACTTGAAAAATTTCTTGCTGATTGGAAAAAAGGACAAGCAAAATGA